The DNA window CAGCCAAATTGCCCAAGAGCCGCCCACAGCTGCCTCATCTGTCAcccagccaccagccaccagcaTAGCCACCGAAAAAACTCCTCACCCACCAAACAGCGTGCACCCAAATGGGAATTGAAGTGCGACTTTAACTTGAAGAGAGGCACTTTTGCTagggaaatatttattaattgctaCATTTTTCGATATGAAAGCTAAGTAGAATTATAGTTTCAGCAGTTATTAAATTACTTTCATTTAAGATCataattcataaataaaaacatttgattattataaatttgttgtatTACTATTTAAAGTCGAAATGAATACGTTACAATTAGCAGAAACCCATTTGTAAAATGCATCAAAACATTTAACTGCTAGATTACAGAAATGGGATAGaagactttaaatatttttatacatttagtATCAAAAGTAAAATAGTTTAAAGTTACTTGTTCGGAGGTGTCCATTTATCATATTCATTGAATCTCTCACTTTGTCACTCTGTCATACTTCCACatgccacttccacttccacttccacttgctACTTCCACTTGCTATCACCACTTGCCACTTCCACGCTTTTCCAACGCTCCAAAgaagcagccgcagccacaaCGAGACCCACCACATTCTGCTCCCCCTCCAACAGATGTGCGCGAGTCGCCCTTCGCCCTCGATCTGCAGCCTCCGCTGCTGCAGCCGGACGTGGCCTTCAGCTCAGGCCAGGGGGGCGGTGACGGGCCGAAGGCCATCGACAGTTACGGCAACCCCATCGACGCCCTGCGACCCATCGACACGCCCGACGGGCGCAAGGTGGTCAGCGCCCAGGGCGTTCAGTTTGAGATACCCACCTATGCCTCGGGAATCACGGAGATCCGGCGGCCGGCCGATGATCTTCTGCCGCCACACATTGGTGAGTTGACAACCACAACCACGCGTGCAGCGGCTGCCAGCGGTGCCAACAGCagaacggaaacggaaacgagGACCAGGACGTTACACGAAACTAAagctaaaactaaaactaaaaccaatGCCTCGACAGCCACGCACACAACCAGTAGTCGTAGATATAGTACAAATAGCACTAGCACCCGCACCGCACTAGCCGCACCCATTAGCACTACTAATAAGCTGGCCAAGCGTGAATCGCTGGGCGGCCAGTTCCCCATTGCACCACCCAGTAACCGCCACGTCCCACCCCCCTTCTCCCTGATCAAACTAAATCCCTTTGCCGCCCTGGACTCACCCATAACCCAGATCGGTTCCCATTCGAGTCCAAGTCCAACTCCCAGTCTCTGTCCCAGTCCCAAGCACAGTCCTATGGCCATGTCCCTAGCCCCAGCCACAGTCCCAACCAACGCGAATTGCTCGAAATACTCAATTCCGAATCCTCTCCAATCAGATGCCATCGCTGTGGGCCTGGAGCCCAGCACCGATCAGAAACCGAATCCGAACTCATTCACTGGCACAGCATCAGCATCTGCACCAGCACCACTTCCAGCTACATCACTAACACCGCCCCTCCATGATCCACCATCACCCGACACGACGACCACCGCGGATGTGGAGGTGGAGCAGGCGCATCTGGTGCCGCTTCCACAGGAGGAGAAGGATGTGGAGCCACTGCCCGATTTCATTCGGGAGTTGCAGCGCGAGGATGCGAACATTGGCGGTCCTGTGGAGTGGAAACCGGCTGCCGATGGAGCTCCGCTCAGTGTGATTGCCTGGGATCTGTTGCCACCGCACCAAGACCTGGATAATCAACGCCAGGAGGATCAGAAGCAGGCTCAGGAACCGGCAATCATTACTgaggcgcagcagcagccggcTAAGAAGGTCCAAGGCATTGTGGATCCTATTAGTCACAACATTCGCATCAGTCTTAGCAGTGGCAGTGCTTTAAGCCCAGTGCCACCCACGgcacagtcacagtcacaggCACAGCCGCAGGAGCACCTCCACAACGATGGGCCGGCTGACCATGGCACCAACGCGCATGTGGGCACAACCACGCCCAGCAATCTGGGTCGTTTCCCAAACCGCCAGAGAGGCACAGCGCACTACAGCACCACAAGGAGCAGTAGTACCACCCTAAGGCCGCGCAGCAGCACCACAACCAGTAGGCCAACAACCACCACGCCTAGGAGCACTACGACCACCCCTAGgaccaccacaaccaccaccaggaGAACCACAACATCTAGCACCACTACAGCGAAACCGGAAACACGGACTGCCAACCCGGTGGTCAGTACTATTGGCACGACCGAGGATCCATCCACTTTCTATCGCCTGGACAACGAGGAGGCCTATGCCTACACTCTGCCCACGTGGCTGCAGGAGGTCACCGACCCGGATCTGGATGTGGCCGTCACCTTCGAAGTGCCCGCCGATAATGATCAGTACAACCATACGCTGGCCAACGATTTGGAGCCACCATTTGAGCCCTTCATGGACCTGGGAAACATTCAGCTGACACCGCCACCCACGGACAGGCCAACCAGCACTAGCACAACAACCACGACAACCACCACCACGGCAGCACCAACGACGACAActacaaccacaaccacaacaacaacgccaCGAACAACGACATcgacaaccacaaccactCGACGTCCGAGCACGCAGCGAACCACAAAAGCACCCATACCACCCACTCACAGCACCCAAGCGCACCCAGAACCACCGCCAGTGAAACTGACCACGACCACCACTCACCACGCAGATAA is part of the Drosophila yakuba strain Tai18E2 chromosome 2R, Prin_Dyak_Tai18E2_2.1, whole genome shotgun sequence genome and encodes:
- the LOC6530521 gene encoding mucin-5AC isoform X1, producing the protein MQFDPKPRCGGSVVSFTVMLLLIIGADFAAGRPDVRESPFALDLQPPLLQPDVAFSSGQGGGDGPKAIDSYGNPIDALRPIDTPDGRKVVSAQGVQFEIPTYASGITEIRRPADDLLPPHIGELTTTTTRAAAASGANSRTETETRTRTLHETKAKTKTKTNASTATHTTSSRRYSTNSTSTRTALAAPISTTNKLAKRESLGGQFPIAPPSNRHVPPPFSLIKLNPFAALDSPITQIGSHSSPSPTPSLCPSPKHSPMAMSLAPATVPTNANCSKYSIPNPLQSDAIAVGLEPSTDQKPNPNSFTGTASASAPAPLPATSLTPPLHDPPSPDTTTTADVEVEQAHLVPLPQEEKDVEPLPDFIRELQREDANIGGPVEWKPAADGAPLSVIAWDLLPPHQDLDNQRQEDQKQAQEPAIITEAQQQPAKKVQGIVDPISHNIRISLSSGSALSPVPPTAQSQSQAQPQEHLHNDGPADHGTNAHVGTTTPSNLGRFPNRQRGTAHYSTTRSSSTTLRPRSSTTTSRPTTTTPRSTTTTPRTTTTTTRRTTTSSTTTAKPETRTANPVVSTIGTTEDPSTFYRLDNEEAYAYTLPTWLQEVTDPDLDVAVTFEVPADNDQYNHTLANDLEPPFEPFMDLGNIQLTPPPTDRPTSTSTTTTTTTTTAAPTTTTTTTTTTTTPRTTTSTTTTTRRPSTQRTTKAPIPPTHSTQAHPEPPPVKLTTTTTHHADNTPEDSSSSGSSSATTFINTTPSQLDAGNPFDSATIPAWLRDFDYPDVGPGVPFDPDNFGTAASSSTRNPTNPPRPPTVPSVSSAFPSKVTLPLPGSSISSSSSINSSEEPPLVLVPPADRSEAASGSDSHFGSVSNPGQLTHPTSNSVTPFAARFEPSASSSSSQSVDPFPPSKVEYTKSDEGKVISTPVTNNQRKTETAAPPASNTGKYTGGFGAPPGLLRPQSTNPAGSNSGTISNPSPNSDIYVAGNQHEFSSVLKANRARPTVNPGRYSGGFGAPTGVLSPQSQAEPRPFQPISQRTEHREQPSGGNRRTDSRFGGPPGILVPFDNVQRTGGQ
- the LOC6530521 gene encoding mucin-5AC isoform X2 translates to MQFDPKPRCGGSVVSFTVMLLLIIGADFAAGRPDVRESPFALDLQPPLLQPDVAFSSGQGGGDGPKAIDSYGNPIDALRPIDTPDGRKVVSAQGVQFEIPTYASGITEIRRPADDLLPPHIDAIAVGLEPSTDQKPNPNSFTGTASASAPAPLPATSLTPPLHDPPSPDTTTTADVEVEQAHLVPLPQEEKDVEPLPDFIRELQREDANIGGPVEWKPAADGAPLSVIAWDLLPPHQDLDNQRQEDQKQAQEPAIITEAQQQPAKKVQGIVDPISHNIRISLSSGSALSPVPPTAQSQSQAQPQEHLHNDGPADHGTNAHVGTTTPSNLGRFPNRQRGTAHYSTTRSSSTTLRPRSSTTTSRPTTTTPRSTTTTPRTTTTTTRRTTTSSTTTAKPETRTANPVVSTIGTTEDPSTFYRLDNEEAYAYTLPTWLQEVTDPDLDVAVTFEVPADNDQYNHTLANDLEPPFEPFMDLGNIQLTPPPTDRPTSTSTTTTTTTTTAAPTTTTTTTTTTTTPRTTTSTTTTTRRPSTQRTTKAPIPPTHSTQAHPEPPPVKLTTTTTHHADNTPEDSSSSGSSSATTFINTTPSQLDAGNPFDSATIPAWLRDFDYPDVGPGVPFDPDNFGTAASSSTRNPTNPPRPPTVPSVSSAFPSKVTLPLPGSSISSSSSINSSEEPPLVLVPPADRSEAASGSDSHFGSVSNPGQLTHPTSNSVTPFAARFEPSASSSSSQSVDPFPPSKVEYTKSDEGKVISTPVTNNQRKTETAAPPASNTGKYTGGFGAPPGLLRPQSTNPAGSNSGTISNPSPNSDIYVAGNQHEFSSVLKANRARPTVNPGRYSGGFGAPTGVLSPQSQAEPRPFQPISQRTEHREQPSGGNRRTDSRFGGPPGILVPFDNVQRTGGQ
- the LOC6530521 gene encoding mucin-5AC isoform X3 produces the protein MQFDPKPRCGGSVVSFTVMLLLIIGADFAAGRPDAIAVGLEPSTDQKPNPNSFTGTASASAPAPLPATSLTPPLHDPPSPDTTTTADVEVEQAHLVPLPQEEKDVEPLPDFIRELQREDANIGGPVEWKPAADGAPLSVIAWDLLPPHQDLDNQRQEDQKQAQEPAIITEAQQQPAKKVQGIVDPISHNIRISLSSGSALSPVPPTAQSQSQAQPQEHLHNDGPADHGTNAHVGTTTPSNLGRFPNRQRGTAHYSTTRSSSTTLRPRSSTTTSRPTTTTPRSTTTTPRTTTTTTRRTTTSSTTTAKPETRTANPVVSTIGTTEDPSTFYRLDNEEAYAYTLPTWLQEVTDPDLDVAVTFEVPADNDQYNHTLANDLEPPFEPFMDLGNIQLTPPPTDRPTSTSTTTTTTTTTAAPTTTTTTTTTTTTPRTTTSTTTTTRRPSTQRTTKAPIPPTHSTQAHPEPPPVKLTTTTTHHADNTPEDSSSSGSSSATTFINTTPSQLDAGNPFDSATIPAWLRDFDYPDVGPGVPFDPDNFGTAASSSTRNPTNPPRPPTVPSVSSAFPSKVTLPLPGSSISSSSSINSSEEPPLVLVPPADRSEAASGSDSHFGSVSNPGQLTHPTSNSVTPFAARFEPSASSSSSQSVDPFPPSKVEYTKSDEGKVISTPVTNNQRKTETAAPPASNTGKYTGGFGAPPGLLRPQSTNPAGSNSGTISNPSPNSDIYVAGNQHEFSSVLKANRARPTVNPGRYSGGFGAPTGVLSPQSQAEPRPFQPISQRTEHREQPSGGNRRTDSRFGGPPGILVPFDNVQRTGGQ